Proteins from a single region of Neodiprion virginianus isolate iyNeoVirg1 chromosome 4, iyNeoVirg1.1, whole genome shotgun sequence:
- the LOC124302684 gene encoding fatty acyl-CoA reductase wat-like isoform X2 produces the protein MLLEMNLPGPETTVYHEPGTMYPIITNEGNNNNNHNNNNNNNNNNNNNNNNNTLNDDDERRGTTLQEFYAGQTVFITGGTGFLGKVLIEKLLRSCPDLTAIYILVRPKKGRDVQSRVEDIFDDVVYTRLKKEVPKFRHKVFAVAGDCSVPDLGLSLADKALLIQKVSIVFHVAATVRFDEKLKLAMAINVQAATDIIKLCRSMPQLKSVIHVSTAYANSHLWTIDEKFYPYETKYSDLMKMIENMPEDTITELTPKIIGKWTNTYVFTKALAEDMIREESKDLPMGIFRPAIVISTAREPILGWIDNLYGPTGVVAGAASGVLRTLHSDPDINANIVPVDFTVNSLIASAWDVATQVERRGKDMLIYNYVSSVDAPLTWGEYCKSNMEYGKLYPLSNSIWYLSFTTNKHKFIHLLYVLFLHLLPAMLVDTVSICIGQKPRLWKMYQKIHKFANVISYFATHQWKFTNDNVQDMWSRLESKDQHLFLFNMKGFNWDEYFQYYIKGTRIYLFKDDLSTLKASRARLARFYYMHQATKGLVYLLMLWIVWTLFSRIVY, from the exons ATGTTGCTGGAAATGAATCTACCTGGACCGGAAACAACTGTGTACCACGAG CCGGGAACTATGTATCCGATAATAACGAACGAGggtaacaacaacaataaccacaacaacaacaacaacaacaacaacaacaacaacaacaacaacaacaacaacacctTGAACGACGATGACGAGAGACGAGGCACTACTCTGCAAGAGTTCTACGCAGGGCAAACGGTCTTCATTACAG GTGGAACTGGCTTTCTTGGAAAAGTCCTGATAGAAAAGTTACTGCGTAGCTGCCCTGACCTAACCGCAATCTATATACTAGTACGCCCAAAGAAAGGAAGAGACGTGCAAAGTCGCGTTGAGGACATATTCGATGATGTG GTCTATACCCGACTGAAAAAAGAAGTCCCAAAATTTCGTCACAAGGTATTCGCAGTGGCCGGAGACTGCAGCGTTCCTGATTTGGGACTTTCATTGGCTGACAAGGCGCTCCTTATTCAAAAG GTATCGATAGTGTTTCACGTTGCGGCGACAGTTCGTTTCGATGAAAAACTCAAACTCGCCATGGCCATTAATGTACAGGCCGCGACTGACATTATCAAACTATGCCGAAGTATGCCACAGCTGAAG TCTGTAATTCATGTATCCACCGCTTATGCCAACTCGCACTTGTGGacaattgatgaaaaattttacccatATGAAACGAAGTACAGCGACCTAATGAAGATGATAGAAAATATGCCGGAGGATACGATTACGGAATTAACTCCAAA GATAATTGGGAAATGGACAAACACATACGTCTTCACCAAAGCCCTGGCCGAAGATATGATTCGAGAGGAGAGTAAGGACCTACCCATGGGCATTTTCCGACCTGCCATTG TGATATCGACTGCACGTGAACCAATCTTGGGATGGATCGACAACCTCTACGGACCGACGGGTGTGGTTGCTGGAGCAGCTTCCGGCGTTCTCAGAACTCTGCACAGCGACCCTGACATCAATGCGAATATCGTACCAGTGGATTTCACGGTGAACTCACTGATAGCCAGTGCCTGGGACGTGGCCACACAGGTTGAAAG GAGAGGCAAGGACATGTTGATTTACAATTACGTGTCGTCAGTCGATGCCCCGTTAACGTGGGGCGAATACTGCAAGTCGAATATGGAGTATGGAAAACTTTACCCATTGAGCAACTCCATCTGGTACCTGTCATTCACAACGAATAAAcacaaatttattcatttgctGTACGTGCTGTTCCTTCATTTACTACCAGCGATGCTGGTTGATACCGTCAGCATTTGTATCGGTCAAAAACCAAG ATTGTGGAAAATGTATCAAAAGATTCACAAGTTTGCTAACGTGATATCATATTTCGCAACCCACCAATGGAAATTCACAAACGACAACGTACAAGATATGTGGAGTCGGTTGGAATCCAAAGACCAACATTTGTTCCTATTCAATATGAAGGGCTTCAACTGGGACgagtattttcaatattacatAAAGGGAACCAGAATCTATTTGTTCAAAGATGACCTAAGCACCTTAAAAGCCAGCAGAGCGAGATTGGCCAG ATTTTACTACATGCATCAAGCCACCAAAGGTTTGGTATACCTTCTCATGTTATGGATCGTATGGACCTTATTCTCCAGAATAGTTTATTAA
- the LOC124302684 gene encoding fatty acyl-CoA reductase wat-like isoform X1, which translates to MPAPEDLWKIYRSILRGKPSPVTTDGACGHMTQSHGRCDHRKAIALDDPWPSWSRWLPSSRPRYCQYGHRTAVRSPGTMYPIITNEGNNNNNHNNNNNNNNNNNNNNNNNTLNDDDERRGTTLQEFYAGQTVFITGGTGFLGKVLIEKLLRSCPDLTAIYILVRPKKGRDVQSRVEDIFDDVVYTRLKKEVPKFRHKVFAVAGDCSVPDLGLSLADKALLIQKVSIVFHVAATVRFDEKLKLAMAINVQAATDIIKLCRSMPQLKSVIHVSTAYANSHLWTIDEKFYPYETKYSDLMKMIENMPEDTITELTPKIIGKWTNTYVFTKALAEDMIREESKDLPMGIFRPAIVISTAREPILGWIDNLYGPTGVVAGAASGVLRTLHSDPDINANIVPVDFTVNSLIASAWDVATQVERRGKDMLIYNYVSSVDAPLTWGEYCKSNMEYGKLYPLSNSIWYLSFTTNKHKFIHLLYVLFLHLLPAMLVDTVSICIGQKPRLWKMYQKIHKFANVISYFATHQWKFTNDNVQDMWSRLESKDQHLFLFNMKGFNWDEYFQYYIKGTRIYLFKDDLSTLKASRARLARFYYMHQATKGLVYLLMLWIVWTLFSRIVY; encoded by the exons ATGCCGGCCCCCGAAGATCTATGGAAAATCTATCGATCGATCCTCCGGGGAAAACCGTCACCAGTCACCACCGACGGAGCGTGCGGCCACATGACCCAGTCTCATGGGCGTTGTGACCACCGTAAAGCTATCGCCCTTGACGATCCGTGGCCGTCATGGTCACGGTGGCTTCCGAGTAGTCGACCTCGTTATTGCCAATACGGGCATCGCACTGCGGTTCGAAGT CCGGGAACTATGTATCCGATAATAACGAACGAGggtaacaacaacaataaccacaacaacaacaacaacaacaacaacaacaacaacaacaacaacaacaacaacacctTGAACGACGATGACGAGAGACGAGGCACTACTCTGCAAGAGTTCTACGCAGGGCAAACGGTCTTCATTACAG GTGGAACTGGCTTTCTTGGAAAAGTCCTGATAGAAAAGTTACTGCGTAGCTGCCCTGACCTAACCGCAATCTATATACTAGTACGCCCAAAGAAAGGAAGAGACGTGCAAAGTCGCGTTGAGGACATATTCGATGATGTG GTCTATACCCGACTGAAAAAAGAAGTCCCAAAATTTCGTCACAAGGTATTCGCAGTGGCCGGAGACTGCAGCGTTCCTGATTTGGGACTTTCATTGGCTGACAAGGCGCTCCTTATTCAAAAG GTATCGATAGTGTTTCACGTTGCGGCGACAGTTCGTTTCGATGAAAAACTCAAACTCGCCATGGCCATTAATGTACAGGCCGCGACTGACATTATCAAACTATGCCGAAGTATGCCACAGCTGAAG TCTGTAATTCATGTATCCACCGCTTATGCCAACTCGCACTTGTGGacaattgatgaaaaattttacccatATGAAACGAAGTACAGCGACCTAATGAAGATGATAGAAAATATGCCGGAGGATACGATTACGGAATTAACTCCAAA GATAATTGGGAAATGGACAAACACATACGTCTTCACCAAAGCCCTGGCCGAAGATATGATTCGAGAGGAGAGTAAGGACCTACCCATGGGCATTTTCCGACCTGCCATTG TGATATCGACTGCACGTGAACCAATCTTGGGATGGATCGACAACCTCTACGGACCGACGGGTGTGGTTGCTGGAGCAGCTTCCGGCGTTCTCAGAACTCTGCACAGCGACCCTGACATCAATGCGAATATCGTACCAGTGGATTTCACGGTGAACTCACTGATAGCCAGTGCCTGGGACGTGGCCACACAGGTTGAAAG GAGAGGCAAGGACATGTTGATTTACAATTACGTGTCGTCAGTCGATGCCCCGTTAACGTGGGGCGAATACTGCAAGTCGAATATGGAGTATGGAAAACTTTACCCATTGAGCAACTCCATCTGGTACCTGTCATTCACAACGAATAAAcacaaatttattcatttgctGTACGTGCTGTTCCTTCATTTACTACCAGCGATGCTGGTTGATACCGTCAGCATTTGTATCGGTCAAAAACCAAG ATTGTGGAAAATGTATCAAAAGATTCACAAGTTTGCTAACGTGATATCATATTTCGCAACCCACCAATGGAAATTCACAAACGACAACGTACAAGATATGTGGAGTCGGTTGGAATCCAAAGACCAACATTTGTTCCTATTCAATATGAAGGGCTTCAACTGGGACgagtattttcaatattacatAAAGGGAACCAGAATCTATTTGTTCAAAGATGACCTAAGCACCTTAAAAGCCAGCAGAGCGAGATTGGCCAG ATTTTACTACATGCATCAAGCCACCAAAGGTTTGGTATACCTTCTCATGTTATGGATCGTATGGACCTTATTCTCCAGAATAGTTTATTAA
- the LOC124302684 gene encoding fatty acyl-CoA reductase wat-like isoform X3, with translation MYPIITNEGNNNNNHNNNNNNNNNNNNNNNNNTLNDDDERRGTTLQEFYAGQTVFITGGTGFLGKVLIEKLLRSCPDLTAIYILVRPKKGRDVQSRVEDIFDDVVYTRLKKEVPKFRHKVFAVAGDCSVPDLGLSLADKALLIQKVSIVFHVAATVRFDEKLKLAMAINVQAATDIIKLCRSMPQLKSVIHVSTAYANSHLWTIDEKFYPYETKYSDLMKMIENMPEDTITELTPKIIGKWTNTYVFTKALAEDMIREESKDLPMGIFRPAIVISTAREPILGWIDNLYGPTGVVAGAASGVLRTLHSDPDINANIVPVDFTVNSLIASAWDVATQVERRGKDMLIYNYVSSVDAPLTWGEYCKSNMEYGKLYPLSNSIWYLSFTTNKHKFIHLLYVLFLHLLPAMLVDTVSICIGQKPRLWKMYQKIHKFANVISYFATHQWKFTNDNVQDMWSRLESKDQHLFLFNMKGFNWDEYFQYYIKGTRIYLFKDDLSTLKASRARLARFYYMHQATKGLVYLLMLWIVWTLFSRIVY, from the exons ATGTATCCGATAATAACGAACGAGggtaacaacaacaataaccacaacaacaacaacaacaacaacaacaacaacaacaacaacaacaacaacaacacctTGAACGACGATGACGAGAGACGAGGCACTACTCTGCAAGAGTTCTACGCAGGGCAAACGGTCTTCATTACAG GTGGAACTGGCTTTCTTGGAAAAGTCCTGATAGAAAAGTTACTGCGTAGCTGCCCTGACCTAACCGCAATCTATATACTAGTACGCCCAAAGAAAGGAAGAGACGTGCAAAGTCGCGTTGAGGACATATTCGATGATGTG GTCTATACCCGACTGAAAAAAGAAGTCCCAAAATTTCGTCACAAGGTATTCGCAGTGGCCGGAGACTGCAGCGTTCCTGATTTGGGACTTTCATTGGCTGACAAGGCGCTCCTTATTCAAAAG GTATCGATAGTGTTTCACGTTGCGGCGACAGTTCGTTTCGATGAAAAACTCAAACTCGCCATGGCCATTAATGTACAGGCCGCGACTGACATTATCAAACTATGCCGAAGTATGCCACAGCTGAAG TCTGTAATTCATGTATCCACCGCTTATGCCAACTCGCACTTGTGGacaattgatgaaaaattttacccatATGAAACGAAGTACAGCGACCTAATGAAGATGATAGAAAATATGCCGGAGGATACGATTACGGAATTAACTCCAAA GATAATTGGGAAATGGACAAACACATACGTCTTCACCAAAGCCCTGGCCGAAGATATGATTCGAGAGGAGAGTAAGGACCTACCCATGGGCATTTTCCGACCTGCCATTG TGATATCGACTGCACGTGAACCAATCTTGGGATGGATCGACAACCTCTACGGACCGACGGGTGTGGTTGCTGGAGCAGCTTCCGGCGTTCTCAGAACTCTGCACAGCGACCCTGACATCAATGCGAATATCGTACCAGTGGATTTCACGGTGAACTCACTGATAGCCAGTGCCTGGGACGTGGCCACACAGGTTGAAAG GAGAGGCAAGGACATGTTGATTTACAATTACGTGTCGTCAGTCGATGCCCCGTTAACGTGGGGCGAATACTGCAAGTCGAATATGGAGTATGGAAAACTTTACCCATTGAGCAACTCCATCTGGTACCTGTCATTCACAACGAATAAAcacaaatttattcatttgctGTACGTGCTGTTCCTTCATTTACTACCAGCGATGCTGGTTGATACCGTCAGCATTTGTATCGGTCAAAAACCAAG ATTGTGGAAAATGTATCAAAAGATTCACAAGTTTGCTAACGTGATATCATATTTCGCAACCCACCAATGGAAATTCACAAACGACAACGTACAAGATATGTGGAGTCGGTTGGAATCCAAAGACCAACATTTGTTCCTATTCAATATGAAGGGCTTCAACTGGGACgagtattttcaatattacatAAAGGGAACCAGAATCTATTTGTTCAAAGATGACCTAAGCACCTTAAAAGCCAGCAGAGCGAGATTGGCCAG ATTTTACTACATGCATCAAGCCACCAAAGGTTTGGTATACCTTCTCATGTTATGGATCGTATGGACCTTATTCTCCAGAATAGTTTATTAA
- the LOC124302690 gene encoding uncharacterized protein LOC124302690: protein MNYGKKSPSMGTPSIYSHVTTRSSANLKSSRSVRSVKIPWYQKPIITNAIVLDIQRGAMMTAIYGVCLGIFTVCSAVFDIYCLSQAAPGSTHYGYYVISYQFVYVGNQHVRNALIVFALFSMIGGMAVFVTSIMLLIALTKEYEKKMLPWVYVFAVFTIFRLFAFIFFSIVNDMIFAYNIMMCLLWIVFSCLSIYGWLLVYSLYIELSDLTKLEDLAHLRMGTMQSLNASTTHSIAGSRPTTPHSTVSTMPVN, encoded by the exons atgaattATGGAAAGAAATCACCGAGCATGGGCACACCATCGATATATTCGCACGTGACAACTCGCAGTAGCGCGAATCTCAAATCATCTAGATCTGTGCGAAGTGTGAAAATACCTTGGTATCAGAAGCCAATTATAACGAATGCAATCGTACTTGATATTCAACGAGGTGCTATGATGACTGCAATATATGGTGTG TGTTTGGGAATTTTCACCGTATGCTCGGCGGTATTTGATATCTATTGCCTGTCTCAAGCTGCTCCTGGGTCGACTCATTACGGATATTATGTAATATCGTACCAATTTGTCTACGTTGGAAATCAGCATG TTCGCAACGCTCTTATTGTATTCGCTCTCTTTTCAATGATTGGTGGAATGGCCGTTTTTGTAACGTCGATAATGCTACTGATAGCACTGACCAAGGAGTATGAGAAGAAAATGCTCCCGTGGGTCTACGTTTTTGCCGTTTTCACCATCTTCAGATTGTTCGCATTCATATTCTTCAGTATCGTTAATGATATGATATTTGCCTACAATATCATGATGTGCCTCCTGTGGATCGTTTTCAGCTGTTTATCCATTTATGGCTGGCTACTCGTTTATTCGTTGTATATCGAACTCAGCGATTTGACAAAACTTGAAGACTTGGCACATTTAAGg ATGGGAACCATGCAGTCACTTAATGCGTCGACAACTCACTCTATAGCAGGTTCTAGACCTACGACTCCACACAGTACTGTGTCAACAATGCCCGTGAATTGA
- the LOC124302693 gene encoding cyclin-dependent kinases regulatory subunit-like — translation MPSDQIQYSEKYNDDKYEYRHVILPADLARHVPKSHLMTETEWRNLGVQQSPGWVHYMMHTPEPHVLLFRRPRVDVILSIRNAPIQQQTITV, via the exons atgcCTTCGGACCAAATACAGTATTCTGAAAAGTACAACGATGATAAATACGAGTACAG GCACGTCATCTTACCGGCAGACTTGGCACGTCACGTACCCAAGTCACATCTTATGACTGAAACGGAATGGCGAAACTTGGGAGTACAGCAAAGCCCTGGGTGGGTTCACTACATGATGCACACTCCAG AACCCCATGTTTTGCTCTTTCGAAGACCAAGGGTAGATGTGATACTCAGCATACGAAATGCTCCTATTCAGCAGCAGACAATTACTGTTTGA